ACAATATTAAACTTGTGTGTGGATCCCCAGGGTATGCGGGTACCACATTTTGAGACACTGGATTCTCTCCTATGTGAGTTCTCTGATGTGACTTCATACTGGAGCGCTGGGTGAAGCATTTCCCACACTGTGTGCACTCGTAGGGCTTCTCCCCGCTGTGGACCACAGCATGTCTGATCAGGTTGCACTGCTTGGTGAAACTCCTGCCACACTGTTCGCAGGTGTACGGTTTCTCTCCGGTGTGACTCCGGAGGTGTACTTTGAGCTGGCTGAAACGCTGGAAGCTCTTCCCACAGAAGGTGCAGCTGAAACGCCTCTCAGTGGTGCCGCCCGACCTCCACTGAGTCCTCATCCTCTTCACCATGTTAAAACTACTGCGACTCAGGCTGTATCCAGAGAAGGTGGAGGTGGTAGCCATGTTTGACCCTGTCATGCACTCACTCATTTTCACTGTTGATTCTGAAGCCCTGTACTGATGCTGCCTTGGCTGTAGAGCTAAACTATTTCCATCATTATTTGAGTTCAGCATCTCACTGCTCTGTCCTTCTGGCATCTGCTGTCTAGTCTCATCAGCCAATGTCCTGACATGTCTTGTCATGTGTGCTGCTGCACTGAGCATGTCAGCATGTGGTTTCCCTATTGAAGAGGGAAGCGATGGCCATACATCATCTGTCATAATAGGAACAGATGGCAGCCCACTATGAGATGGGAAAATTGATATATTCTGAGAGTACTCCTCTGTGGCATGAAAGGAGAAATCTGGGTGGCCTTCACTGTGTCTACCTGGATCCACAGAGGTCCACAGCTGCCCATCAGTCTCATCCATGACAAACTGGTCAAGTCCTGCCAGGGCCGTGGTCTGGCCCAGCTCCTCCTTTTTCTCCTCCTTCACCATCACTAGCTCTAGTGAGTCCTCGTCCTCGGCTGGCCGGTGCTGCTCTGTGCTGAACACGTCTGTAAACGCAGGCCGGGGAATGCCTGGTTCCTCTGGACCATCAGAATTGGGGTAATGTTCCACTGAGTCTTCAGAAGATATGTTGGGTTGTGTGATGAAGTCCTCGTCACAGGGCCGTTGCTCAAAGGATGATGGTTGCCCAGGCTTGGATCCTGACTCTAAAGATTTGGGATAAACATAAAATAAACATTACAGAAGACCTGTAGTCCTTTCCACTCAGCCCctatacgggttgaaaatggcagattttgtcATTGATAAGCAACTAAATTGGAATGCAGTGGCTGTagagtaacatgctatacatgacgtcaagAGTTCAGATTCTCCACTTCACagcgctgtatgggttttgaccaggggttggaaccgaaATGATTTTCCAATCTTTTCGTTCTGAACGGAaccattcttttttttttgttccgTTTCACTATTCCAAactgcaaaataaagttctgaaccggtttaAACTCCCAAAAAGTACCAgtttatatcgttcctttctAAAACAtctgaaatcttttttttttttttttttttacattagctcaacattaaattacttcaccaatcagaGCAGCTAGAGTCACTTGCTATGGAGTGGGCAAGCTATTGTTTACATGTGCagtggacagacaagtgtagggcATGAGATGTGACTGAAATTATGCAGGTAggaagagagggtggaggaggaggcttgGCTTGAAGCTCTGggcctaattggagtaaactaatgtacaatacttaggcttctacATACAAAGATGACCTAATgtaaaatgtttgtttgtttttagtcccattcttcagctaccctcaacccctcccatcgaTCTCTGAACACAATCCAGTTTTGACTTCTAATTGCCATATatctttcaactgtgctgtgatgtttcacaaaagttctgaacctttgttctcatagtttctacagattgtaaatgtaaaaaaattttttttgccATGAGTATTATATTATTTTTCAATTGACTacgacttttcaaatcacctagcagtgctatttgcagagttagccccaggtaaatgttgcaatttttcagccattcctgaacctgcgaccaaaaacaagctacatacgtGCAATACCAAAACAAGTGAGCTAATGAAAAATCCGCAGAGCAGGGacggtcaaggggtctgaatactttccgaaggcactgtgtgcatgtcaaaaatttggacacacctactcattca
Above is a window of Salmo salar chromosome ssa03, Ssal_v3.1, whole genome shotgun sequence DNA encoding:
- the LOC106600394 gene encoding zinc finger and SCAN domain-containing protein 2-like isoform X2; translated protein: MASCNFQAQLVSIMEVLAKAAVAEINKQVDDSCAVIRLEITQSQRDIDGLKRKCQMMEGELKKTRVRRKERSSYPVKIVLNKQRSNSQWRDGEMAVEEDSQPQPTDVEQRAQTEPILIKDEETAEDVWKTDPQEELRITGEESGSKPGQPSSFEQRPCDEDFITQPNISSEDSVEHYPNSDGPEEPGIPRPAFTDVFSTEQHRPAEDEDSLELVMVKEEKKEELGQTTALAGLDQFVMDETDGQLWTSVDPGRHSEGHPDFSFHATEEYSQNISIFPSHSGLPSVPIMTDDVWPSLPSSIGKPHADMLSAAAHMTRHVRTLADETRQQMPEGQSSEMLNSNNDGNSLALQPRQHQYRASESTVKMSECMTGSNMATTSTFSGYSLSRSSFNMVKRMRTQWRSGGTTERRFSCTFCGKSFQRFSQLKVHLRSHTGEKPYTCEQCGRSFTKQCNLIRHAVVHSGEKPYECTQCGKCFTQRSSMKSHQRTHIGENPVSQNVVPAYPGDPHTSLILSQTKWNK
- the LOC106600394 gene encoding zinc finger and SCAN domain-containing protein 2-like isoform X3; amino-acid sequence: MASERSSYPVKIVLNKQRSNSQWRDGEMAVEEDSQPQPTDVEQRAQTEPILIKDEETAEDVWKTDPQEELRITGEESGSKPGQPSSFEQRPCDEDFITQPNISSEDSVEHYPNSDGPEEPGIPRPAFTDVFSTEQHRPAEDEDSLELVMVKEEKKEELGQTTALAGLDQFVMDETDGQLWTSVDPGRHSEGHPDFSFHATEEYSQNISIFPSHSGLPSVPIMTDDVWPSLPSSIGKPHADMLSAAAHMTRHVRTLADETRQQMPEGQSSEMLNSNNDGNSLALQPRQHQYRASESTVKMSECMTGSNMATTSTFSGYSLSRSSFNMVKRMRTQWRSGGTTERRFSCTFCGKSFQRFSQLKVHLRSHTGEKPYTCEQCGRSFTKQCNLIRHAVVHSGEKPYECTQCGKCFTQRSSMKSHQRTHIGENPVSQNVVPAYPGDPHTSLILSQTKWNK